The DNA region tatgtaataataataataataataatatctacaataaaagaaaatattaggaaacgtacataaaaaatatatacataaaaaatttacaacaataatataaaataatgatatgtgcaaatatatatatatacatatgtacataaaatatacactaatataataatagttataataatactagcaatagtaataatttgtaataataatatatacacaatatggtatttaaaatatatatatgtatataatagtatttaagaatatatacataagaaatatataactaatggcattaaaaaatatatacataatatatataaaatacctaaaaaaaagaagggggaaagaagagagaagggaggggggaaaggaaatccagccaaggggggccggtcaccggtcgaTCGTCGGTCGCCGCCCGTCGTCGGCCACCGCCGGCCACCgcccacggtggccggaaaaggtaaattttttttaacaatatatgtatatataaagaaagaaaaaaacaacacaaaaaaagaaaaaaaagattcgaaagaagaggaaaaaagaaaaagatgtaacctttttattgatgtttcttttgtgttcaaaatttgaagagatttttgtgtttttttttcaatctttgtaaaatccccctcttacatgatttttgaatggctttttatagccatcttttacatgattttctattatttctttttctattttgtaggtggtggtggtagacaatggatatcaaaaatgggaggaaaaatggggcaagtgggaaagtggttaggtggctagggtttcttggtttttttggggggttaggtttttctttttctttttgggttaggtttttcttttttttttggttaggtttttttttgggagggcttaatgggcttttgaattgggtttaatatttgggttttgtaatgggtttgggtagatgtaaatgggtcatgggttaagggttttagtgggtttagaggtttggttgggttttgatataatcgggcccgggcaatttgggcttctacaaccATCCAATATGATAATCTTGAGGTTGTTAAAGCTATTTGTGGCAGTAAACTTGAAGGCTCAAATTCTACACTAGTTAGGAGAATTCAATAGATTTTATCAAATGAAGAGAAATGGTTTTTTAGTTCCTAAAGAGTCTAATAAGATAGTGGATGCAATAGCAAAAATGATTTTTTCGAATGATGAAGACTTGCATATGTTTAACGACCCTCCTGTGATTATTCAAGAAGCTTTAAAAGAAGATAACACTAGAGACACTTTATTTATGAATAAATCATttgcttattttaattattttacaaaaaaaaagacattgtacctttttatttgtatatttcaattatttttttatttttatcttaaaataaaatattaattcatCTCTTTTTTTACCCtctaattaagaaaatatttcataaattaagcATGGATATATGATGTAGGAACAACATGCCTCATGCACAAATTTGGAATAAAAATAGACATTACACttctttaatttatatatttcagtttttttttaatttttagctagaaataaaatattaatttcatctctctctttctttctctaaTTAGGAAAAGAATTCATAAATTAAGCAAGGATGATGCAAGAACAACATGAGCCATGCATAAATTTGGAATAAAAAGAATTATAAGAAGGGAAGCATATTTTATTCAAAGTTGTAGATTAATTATTGATAAGTAATTCCTGCAATTTGAGAAGAGATAAACACATTTGACCAATTAACCAGATTGGATAACTCATCATAAATTAGTAATTTAttgttaataaaaaattatggttGTAAAATTAGTAATTATTTATGCCAATACATTAAGAATGAAAATCCACCAACCAAACTAAGGTTGTAATTATTTAGTTTAGGCATATAACAAGTGCAATtcttaattttatctattttatcattttagtactattttttttttcaattactttGGCCCTCAACATTCAAATTTTAGTTATATTGTTTTTTGCTGGGTAGAAAAGCTaacaaaattgttaattttttaaccGTACTAATGTGCTAGCCCGCGTGATAGTCTATATGTATTTCGTTGTCAATgtggataattttattttaaaaatatgacttttttttaaaatttgttgagtttttatttttattaggtacATATGGAATGTCATATGAATTATTACGTTAATGTCGTTAAACCTTTAGCAGTTCAGTTAACTTTTCCATTTGAGAAAatgtaatttaattcaaatttaaaggTTAAGAGCTAAagtgataaaagaaaaagaattaagaCCCAAATGACAAATTAGATAAACGTTAGgggttatatttattattatggaGTTAGTTTACTTGATAACCAAGTTTGATACATTCGATTTAACCGAtggtaaattatattaaaatatattactaataaatttaatatcaatttttagggaaaaatatagaatatatatatgaaattcgatttgattcaattttcataaattattaatataattattgatataacattattttatttatttatatattgcatatataaataattatatttaacctatataaaaataaattaatatatattttaaatatatataattgaatcaaaattagagtttcacgtatacatttgaaccacaattaaagtttcatatgtataattgcttcaaattaaaatttatttatcaaattatatattaaatcagaatttatatataattttaatatttatctttaatttttaaaattaatatcaaaatatatgaaataCAAAACTGatgaaacataaatataaaaagcTTCCATTGTAAGAACGTAATGATGTCCAGAAGGAAATGACAATTACCATAATGTAAACCTAACCTGTAccataaaatgtaaatttacacATTTGAAGATGACCTAAAAAcaagtaaaaattttattttatttagttaaaaaagagtatattagattaaagaataaattgatcatttttaataaaaattaaggtaattaaaataattaaatagtgattattttatatatgataCGTACATCTTATGTTGACGTACAGAAATTAATTTCTAACAATAGAAATAAAtagattttttgataaaaatatcaaTCTACTCTTTAATataatgtatataaattaatatatattttttaataaataaaacataatataatctAATTTCTAATATACTACCTACACAATACTTTTACCTATGGCAACTGTAACATGAATAATTTcttgtttatttactttaaaattataaaacaaaataacttGGACCCACATTTTCTCTTTTgcccttccccttcccccttgCCCCTTCATTTTACAAATCACCTCTCTTATATATAATCTCCTACACAATCTCCAGTTTCATCATCTTTCTCTCAAAAAccagcaaaagaaagaaagaagaagcaaCCCTTTATACCCCACTTTAAGTTACTCAAAATTTCCGTACTTTTCCTTTTTGCATGGCAGTAAGTCTATTGTCACATGAGTTGTCTGACCTGTGTCTTGGGAAGCCAGCACTAAGGTCACTTTCCATCACATCCACCATTGCTGAAGCTCTTGAGGTCTTGAAAACCTCTGATGACAACTTTGTTAGTATCTGGAATTGTGATGATGATGAGTGCTGTAGTAGATGTGTAGGCAAAGTTTGCATTGTGGATGTGATTTGTTATCTTTGCAAAGATGAAAATTTCGTATCACCTTCTATTGCTTTGAAACAACCAGTTTCTGTACTTTTACCTAAGATCCCTGGTCTTATTATCCATGTGGAACCATCTTGCAGGTATATTTATATACACACATGATTTCtagcttttttttcttcaaagttTTATCTAAGTtttgttttatcaattttcataattttcagcTTGTTAGAAGCAATTGATCTTATACTTGAAGGAGCACAAAACCTTGTGGTACCAATCAAAACCAGGGTGTTCAACAACAAGAGATCAAAACAGCAACAAAAGCCATTTTGTTGGTTAACACAAGAAGATATTATCAGATTCTTATTAAGCTTCATTGGTCTTTTTTCACCAATCTCTTCTTTCTCCATTGACACACTTAACATAATCAGCCCCAATACCCTCACCATTGAGTATCACTCACCTGCCTCAGCTGCCATTGGAGCTATCTCTAGAGCTTTGGTGGAACAAACCTCAGTGGCTGTTGTTGACAGTGAGAGGATCCTAATAGGTGAGATTTCACCTTTCACTTTAGCCTGTTGTGATGAGACAGTAGCTGCAGCACTCAAGACCTTGTCATCTATGGACTTAATGGCTTACATTGACTGTGGAGGTCTACCAGAAGAGCTTGTCAAGGTTGTTTCAGCAAAGTTAAAAGAGAAAAACATGAATGGGATGCTTCAACATTTCACAGTTTCAATGTCTTGTGGTGGgttttcatcatcatcttcatcagaTGAGGAATATTCATCATCTTCAATGGCGGTTcaagtttcaccattttcaaggCCTGGAAGGATAAGTAGATCAATGAGTTATTCAGCCAGGATGGTAAGGAGATCAGAGGCAATTGTTTGTCATCCAAAGAGTTCACTTGTTGCTGTGATGATTCAAGCTATTGCTCATAGGGTGAATTATGTTTGGGTTATAGAAGAAGATTGTAGCTTGGTTGGGATTGTTACTTTTTCTGATATGTTAAAAGTTGTCCGGGAAAGTTTTGAAACCATGGCCTGAAAAGGAAAATGAGATGAgaaagttttttttgttttcttaataatttttggCTGATCATCTCTGTCGATGCTAACAATGCTGAGAGAACTCAGTTGAGGCTGGTAGaggaagaataaaaaaataaaaaatatttgtggGAATACtggaattttttttgttttgtttgttacTGTCATGTGAGAATTGAGATGATTTGGAGTTTGGTATATTTCATTTCTGATAGTATGATTTTAAGTccctttttatcttttatatatataatatatttgtgAGCTTATCtcatcttttctctttcttttttaagattatatcaaacaacaaaaagcaAAATGCAAAAGGATTCAGCCTTTTCTTTCATGATTCTGGTTAAAAGATTCTTCCCCATGTGTGTTTGAATGGTAGTTGTAGGAATTTAAAATCTCAAGTATATTACTCAAGATTTGAGTGCATTTATAAatcacattaaatttttaaaaataaaatacagatacaaattttaaaaatcatattattaaaaaaaattatagactTTAATCATAAgtacgaaaataaaaaatattaagaaagtGGAACTAACCCCACCAACCTTTAAATGCTAgccataaataaattgaattctcgactattaattaaataaaaaaactcttacccttttatttaatttcgtgattATTACAACAATAATTAATGAATACCAACATTTACATTCACTTTAAACTTTGAAATCAACATGTGAGCACAACTGGAGTTGTTTTTATCCAGTTTGGAATCATTTTAAAGACTTGAAGTGGAATAGTAATATTGAAGTTGTTCATGATGACAGTTCATGATGTTGCCAGCAATTTTGTATAAAggaaagtgaatatatatatacaaaaattgGCCTTTAAGAAGCAGCTTTTGAGCTTGCAGTATGGGGGGTTGGCATGGATTCAGATTAAGCTTCAAACAAATGAGACGTGTGAATGCTCTTCCCATTCATTGTGGGGTTTGACAATGacatttgttcaaaaaaaaaaagtgaaaggtgATCTTAAACTCTTTAATTCTAAAttcaaattttctaattttaaattaaaaaattattaaaatttaattgaaaatttaattaattttttattttatttaatgataaaatattattattttgattaattacaatAATAAAGTAAAACTAAAACAACTAATATCAATAACTTGGCTCAAACTTAAAACACATCTAAATCGATGAATATTTTTAACCATCAAACtatcacataaaatttaatatatattattattcatcGATAATATATAAAACTGATAAATtggatattatttttaatatatatatattatacttggAGGAAAGTAAGATATCCACAATAACACTTCTTTACGACGAAAAGTTTCCTACTAGCCTTGTGGTAATTCACACCCTACTAGCCTTCTAGgggaaattttgatatttaatagGTTTGAGTTAGGAATTTTAACATGTGATTTCTTGTAGAATTTGTCTATAAATTAAGTGATggcctaattttttaaaaaaattgatcttACCTTATAACccattttattaaagaaaaaattaatgaaaaagaattaatagttaaattagaTTATAAGATATGAAATAGTAAATTTGAGATAATAGAAATTACTAATCATCTCTATATATTttctagattttaaaaatataaaaaaactcttaaaacaatatttgttattatataaaaataataaattatcgataattttataattgaattaatcttttttcaaattcttaaataaaaatggtttaaacaaatattatgtaattaaattttaattttttattattaaataataataaggataaatttacaaaaattttggtCCAAATCCCCGATCCTTGAAaaagtatattttctttatttaatgaTCTTACAATAGAAAAATATTCTTGGTACCAACCAGAAGTCAGCACAATTTGATTCCAACTAGCATAATATTTGTACCAACTAACTTAAATACATTAcatatgagatttttttttatttatactttttatcTATTTCATGATTTATGTTCAGAATTTGTGACTATTTCTTTTAATAATATCGTCTCCAGAGTTCAAATCATGTTCTTCCTTTGAGAGTGCAACATGCCTTTAGATcttataatgatataaataatcatcggatatatatatgattattatgTGTACATTAAATGTCAAGTTTCTTAATTagcataataacaaattaaatccttaatgtttaatatattttattgcatttacttttttgagctaaatttgatTCACAACTTTTTAATAAGAGTCGAATTTGActatcatttttaataaaaattctgactaaaacgttaaatttttaatgaaaataccaattaaaatgttaaatttttaaacatagcTATCCACATGATAATTTATGTGTACCTCATGCtaattttttatgaactttttataatttagttttatttttttaatattttcataatttttaaattatttgttgacgtgTCATATAAAACAAATAGTGTCATATCGACATAAAATACACATGGATTGTCATACGAGTCACCAGACCAACatcgttaaaaaattaatattttaatcaatcatttaaaaaggtaatttaagtccttttgaaaggttaatggtcaaatttaactaaaataaaataaaagtcaatttgataaaaaaaaatgtaacagtagaaaactaaatttatcattatgggctttttaattttagaagcaaaatgttttatttatttatttcctatTTTAAAAATCTCTTTTTTTGGCATATGTAAAATAAACACCTATGGAGCAGTCGGTGATCAGCAGAAACAATAAGAGACAACTAAAATGAGGCTAAAAATGGTGAAAGATGAAACAAATATCTCCACTGTTTTAAGATGTGGAATTATGTCTTAATCTACTTTCCACGGACAGCAGTCTTGTATCATCGTCGGATGGAGACATCGGTGGCTCGTGACCGTCCCAGCTCGAGACTCACATAGCATGTGAATGACAGTACCATCGTTTTATGGTGGTCCTAAAGAAGTAGTTGAATTATCACAATCTAAAGACAGAATATAACTGTGTTTCTTCTCAGATTTTAGATATATCTTCTGTTCCTCGTTCAAACATATGACCTGGAACAACGAGCagtatggtatatatattatacaccCACAGTGGACACTCACTTTAGAAACCGGATAAGCAATTAATGAGTTAATCAGTAACAGTTTCAAAGATGGTGATTTCGAGGTTGAATCTACAAATCATATGCTACCATTTGACACTTCTCTAGGGTTCATCAATCTAACAAGCTTTTTTTACGCAAGTTATCTTACTGTCAGATTTTGTAAGATATAAAAGATGATGACAATCATCTTCCAACTAATACGTATATCTGTTGGTCAACATATTTCTTTCGTTCTTTCTTTACAATCTGTCTCTGAAAGAAAGGGAAATGGTGGGAAGAAagcaacaatttttttaattagattgaaggatgaattattcaaatcattaatttttaatttaattagttcttctgattcaaattaaataaattattataaaattataaaattcaatttaaatagtCTATACCAATTTGTATATCAACCAGTTTTTTACCTTTTTATAAACTGATACTCCAATCAATTTCCATGTCTTGCAAAGCCTAGTCTTATCAATGCAGCCggtggttttttttttatcatgcaGAAAATATTCTGAATATGAAAAGGATAGCTACAGGTatactctctttattttcctcCTTACTTTGTAATATATTAGGATGATTGTACCATCATATCAAATTTGCATGTGTACACAAAATGAGAACCCAAGGGTAAATGAAAATGACTATGCATGAATCAAACAACCTGTTTTTGGTTGTTTTGTTTCATACAGAACCAAAATTTAATCATGACATAGTAAAAGACTGAATATATATAGTCAATATTCCAAGCAAAATTgagattaaattttcaaaatcatataTAGAAATAAGACCTGAAGCAATTTAAGTATGCATGGAAGATTCACAATTGTATTCACCATAAATCTTGAGTTCATACCAGAGAATTATGATTATTTGCAGATTGCAAGAGAAGAATTGGGAAATAAAGAACAAAGCAATCTTCTGAACTCGAATAAGTAAAACTTAACAACAAACATGGATAGAAGCAGGGGAAAAGCAACTATCACGGCCTACATATGAAACTTTATAAAATATAACAGTCAGCATCCAGAATGCGGAGTTAAAAATTCATACAATTCTACAAGAATTTTAATGAGGGATAAACGGTGTTTCACCTCTCAAGTAGGAACACAAGACGGTCGTCACTGATCTCCATAAAAGCAGACGCAattcattgcatttcatctgcTTTCTGAAAGAAGAGTTGCTTCATCTTCCATTTCATGAATAAAAATCTCTGTAGGTTCAAGGCAACCTCTCAGTGTGTCATGACCAAGTTGTGCTCGTTCGTTGTCTCCAAACCCGAACATCCTCCCCCGATGAGTTACCACCACAGTGTGGTACAGACCTGTGCTAACCTGTGAAACACGGTGATTTCTCAAGCAATCAAGGAGTCTAGGTCTCATAATTTTGTCAGATACGCCCCTGTCTGGGAAACCCAAGCTGCCAAATCCCATCCACCCAAAGCCATAGACAGCACCACCATCAACCAGAACAAATGTTTTCCTCTTTCTTGCACAAACCTACATCGAATGGTAACCATCATCATTCTTCTTTTCTGCTATTACTAAATCTAAGAGTCCAACACTCTACTAACTAACCCCCGGCCACAGCTATTGGTAAATCAACTGGATTCTTTTCGTGACAAATATAGTCATGAATAGAAATGCATGCATACTGAAGGCTGGAGGTTACAAGCATCCATGTTAGCTTCAATACGCTTCAAGGCATGTCAGCAAGCTTTGCGATACACTCACAATTAAATATTATCAGCACATATCTTGAACTCATGAAGAGAACAGTGTGCTTGAGTTTGATATGGGTCATCTTCACAAGTAGAATTAAACAGTATATTCAGATTCACTCAAACACATTACTCTAACGCCTCGTTTGGTTATCAGTACAAATTTAAGCTTGAAATTGGAAGGATGAGTAAACCCTAGTTAAAAAAAAATGACCTCTCAAAATAAAAGATTTTCCTTCCCTTTGCTGAAAACAAGTCATGTGAGTGGCTAAAAGTTACCAAGTGAAATTAATTTATTGCTAACTCATGTACTAATACATGTTGAAAAAAAATGCTCCTACCAAATGAAGCATAAAAATGTTATAAGGATGGAGAAAATTAACCTGCACAGCAAGCTGTCCCTTAAGGCTAATCAAGTGTTCAGGAAGAGTCTTATCGATCTCATCTCCATGGCCTAATTCACCACAGTAACCT from Gossypium hirsutum isolate 1008001.06 chromosome A04, Gossypium_hirsutum_v2.1, whole genome shotgun sequence includes:
- the LOC121227888 gene encoding CBS domain-containing protein CBSX5; protein product: MAVSLLSHELSDLCLGKPALRSLSITSTIAEALEVLKTSDDNFVSIWNCDDDECCSRCVGKVCIVDVICYLCKDENFVSPSIALKQPVSVLLPKIPGLIIHVEPSCSLLEAIDLILEGAQNLVVPIKTRVFNNKRSKQQQKPFCWLTQEDIIRFLLSFIGLFSPISSFSIDTLNIISPNTLTIEYHSPASAAIGAISRALVEQTSVAVVDSERILIGEISPFTLACCDETVAAALKTLSSMDLMAYIDCGGLPEELVKVVSAKLKEKNMNGMLQHFTVSMSCGGFSSSSSSDEEYSSSSMAVQVSPFSRPGRISRSMSYSARMVRRSEAIVCHPKSSLVAVMIQAIAHRVNYVWVIEEDCSLVGIVTFSDMLKVVRESFETMA